One Eubalaena glacialis isolate mEubGla1 chromosome 11, mEubGla1.1.hap2.+ XY, whole genome shotgun sequence DNA segment encodes these proteins:
- the NCF4 gene encoding neutrophil cytosol factor 4: MAVAQQLRAESDFDQLPDDIATSANIADIEEKKGFTSHFVFVIEVKTKGGSKYLIYRRYRQFYALQSKLEERFGPESKASPYTCILPTLPAKVYMGVKQEIAEMRIPALNAYMKHLLSLPIWVLMDEDVRIFFYQSSYDAEQVPQALRRLRPRTRKVKSASPQGAGFDRMAAPRAEALFDFTGNSKLELNFKVGDVIFLLSRINKDWLEGTFRGTTGIFPVSFVKILKDFPEEDDPTNWLRCYYYEDTISTIKDIAVEEDLKSTPLFKDLLELMRREFRREDIALNYQDAEGDLVRLLSDEDVRLMVKWAQGLPSQKHLFPWKLHITQEDNYKVYNTVP, translated from the exons CGACTTCGACCAGCTTCCTGACGACATTGCCACCTCAGCCAACATCGCCGACATCGAGGAGAAGAAAGGCTTCACCAGCCACTTT GTTTTTGTCATCGAGGTGAAGACGAAAGGGGGGTCTAAGTACCTCATCTACCGCCGCTACCGCCAGTTCTACGCCTTGCAGAGCAAGCTGGAGGAGCGCTTCGGGCCGGAGAGCAAGGCCAGCCCCTACACCTGCATCCTCCCCACGCTCCCAG CCAAAGTCTACATGGGTGTGAAACAGGAGATCGCCGAGATGCGGATACCTGCCCTCAACGCCTATATGAAG CACCTCCTCAGCCTGCCCATCTGGGTGCTGATGGATGAGGACGTCCGGATCTTCTTCTACCAGTCGTCCTATGACGCGGAGCAGGTGCCCCAGGCGCTCCGCCGGCTCCGCCCGCGCACCCGGAAAGT AAAGAGCGCCTCCCCACAAGGCGCCGGCTTTGACCGTATGGCAGCTCCACGAGCAGAG gcccTGTTTGACTTCACTGGGAACAGCAAACTGGAGCTGAATTTCAAAGTTGGAGATGTGATCTTCCTTCTCAGTCGGATCAATAAAGACTGGCTGGAG GGCACTTTCCGGGGAACCACAGGCATCTTCCCGGTGTCCTTTGTGAAGATCCTCAAGGACTTCCCGGAGGAGGATGACCCCACCAACTGGCTACGCTGCTACTACTATGAGGACACCATCAGCACCATCAA GGACATTGCAGTGGAGGAAGACCTCAAGAGCACCCCACTCTTCAAGGACTTGCTGGAGCTCATGAg GCGGGAGTTCCGGAGGGAGGACATCGCCCTCAATTATCAGGATGCCGAGGGCGATCTGGTTCGGCTGCTATCAGACGAGGATGTGAGGCTCATGGTGAAGTGGGCCCAAGGTCTCCCCTCCCAGAAGCACCTCTTCCCCTGGAAGCTGCATATCACCCAGGAGGACAACTACAAGGTCTACAACACGGTCCCCTGA